From the genome of Verrucomicrobiia bacterium, one region includes:
- a CDS encoding multidrug effflux MFS transporter: MKNRILIIAILGGLSTISPFAIDMYLPAFPEIAAALHTTPAKVALSLSSYFAGIAAGQLAYGPLLDRWGRKLPLYAGLLLFILASLACLFAQRVETLVGLRFLQALGGCAAQVAAMALVRDLFPIHETAKVISMLVLVISVSPLLAPSIGVMVATHLGWQWLFIVLAAFVVIMMVLTHRLLPSGRAPDDRISLRPLAILRNYGGVLREPQFLTFALSGAFAFSGLLVYVASSPLIFLEVFQVTQKQFGLIFAGLSLGFIGSNQANVLLLRKFSSEQILRGALLVECLATLLLLIGTAANWFGLTATLILLFIALASLGPAYPNAAALALVPFERNIGSASAMLGFLQIGVAGLASASLGIFDSPTMLPVAAIFTATAWIGLIILGIGRKRLVQLRYATPERPVESH, translated from the coding sequence GTGAAAAATCGCATTTTGATCATCGCCATCCTGGGTGGACTTTCGACCATCAGTCCCTTCGCCATTGACATGTACCTGCCGGCGTTCCCGGAAATCGCCGCCGCCCTGCACACCACGCCGGCCAAAGTGGCCTTGTCTCTCTCCAGTTATTTTGCGGGCATTGCCGCCGGACAACTCGCCTATGGACCGCTGCTCGACCGCTGGGGACGCAAGTTGCCGTTGTATGCCGGTTTGCTTCTGTTCATTCTGGCTTCCCTCGCTTGTTTGTTCGCGCAACGGGTTGAAACGCTGGTCGGACTCCGCTTCCTCCAGGCGCTGGGCGGTTGCGCCGCCCAAGTGGCGGCGATGGCGCTGGTCCGCGACCTCTTTCCCATCCACGAAACGGCCAAGGTGATTTCCATGCTGGTGCTCGTCATCAGCGTCTCGCCCCTGCTCGCGCCCAGCATTGGCGTCATGGTCGCCACCCATCTCGGCTGGCAATGGCTGTTCATCGTGCTCGCCGCCTTCGTCGTAATCATGATGGTTCTGACGCACCGGCTCCTGCCTTCCGGGCGCGCGCCGGATGATCGCATCTCGCTGCGTCCGCTCGCCATCCTGCGCAATTACGGCGGCGTTTTGCGCGAACCGCAATTTTTAACCTTCGCTCTTTCCGGCGCCTTCGCGTTCTCGGGTCTGCTCGTCTATGTGGCCAGTTCGCCGCTCATCTTCCTCGAAGTTTTTCAGGTGACGCAAAAGCAATTCGGACTGATCTTTGCCGGTCTGTCCCTCGGCTTCATTGGCAGCAACCAGGCCAACGTGCTGTTGTTGCGGAAATTTTCCAGCGAACAAATCTTGCGCGGCGCGCTGCTGGTGGAATGCCTGGCCACGTTGCTGTTGTTGATTGGCACGGCCGCCAACTGGTTTGGTCTGACCGCCACTTTGATTCTGCTTTTCATCGCCTTGGCCAGTTTGGGCCCCGCCTATCCCAACGCGGCGGCGCTGGCGCTGGTGCCTTTCGAGCGCAACATTGGCAGCGCTTCCGCGATGTTGGGATTTTTGCAGATTGGCGTGGCCGGACTGGCCTCGGCCAGCCTGGGCATCTTCGATTCCCCCACCATGCTGCCGGTCGCGGCCATTTTCACGGCGACCGCGTGGATTGGGTTGATCATTCTGGGGATCGGACGCAAGCGCCTGGTCCAACTGCGTTACGCCACCCCGGAACGTCCCGTTGAAAGCCACTGA
- a CDS encoding CPBP family intramembrane metalloprotease has protein sequence MTTGQRMGLLVCMNHVEPQPSPPCPPVITPLNPPVTPPRPPWGFWGTTGLGVALVSLYILAQSIITVGYLFIQLVQHHGKLPLKLKEVAMDGDLVAIAIILGFSVTVFFTIWFIKLRQGPALADYLGLRWPSWRALLLWSLGLAAVLIASEGLTWLLDRSSVPEIMLDIYRSAQLKPLLWFSIVLFGPVAEEVIFRGFLFRGWQQSRLGNWGTILLTALLWAGIHLQYDAYGIAMIFAYGIFLGWVRSRTGSMLLCVVLHSALNLIATIQVELYLATA, from the coding sequence GTGACAACAGGCCAGCGGATGGGTCTGCTGGTGTGCATGAACCATGTGGAACCCCAGCCTTCCCCGCCCTGCCCTCCGGTCATCACTCCGCTCAATCCTCCCGTCACTCCGCCGCGTCCGCCGTGGGGATTTTGGGGGACGACCGGGCTCGGCGTCGCGCTCGTGAGCCTCTACATCCTGGCGCAATCCATCATCACGGTTGGATACCTGTTCATCCAACTTGTCCAGCACCACGGGAAACTTCCGCTCAAACTGAAGGAAGTGGCAATGGATGGTGACCTCGTAGCCATCGCGATCATTCTCGGATTCTCGGTGACGGTTTTCTTCACGATCTGGTTCATCAAGTTGCGGCAAGGACCAGCCTTGGCCGATTATCTGGGGTTGCGCTGGCCATCCTGGCGCGCGCTACTCTTGTGGAGTCTGGGTCTGGCCGCCGTTTTGATCGCAAGCGAAGGATTGACCTGGTTGCTTGATCGCTCGTCGGTGCCGGAGATCATGCTGGATATTTATCGCTCGGCCCAGCTCAAACCGTTGCTCTGGTTCAGCATCGTGCTGTTCGGACCGGTGGCGGAGGAAGTCATCTTTCGCGGTTTTCTGTTTCGCGGCTGGCAGCAATCACGCCTGGGCAACTGGGGCACGATTCTGCTGACGGCTTTGCTGTGGGCCGGCATCCATCTGCAATATGACGCTTACGGTATCGCCATGATTTTTGCCTACGGCATTTTTTTGGGTTGGGTGCGCTCGCGCACCGGCTCGATGCTGTTGTGCGTGGTGTTGCACAGCGCCTTGAATCTGATCGCCACCATTCAGGTGGAATTATATCTCGCCACCGCCTGA
- a CDS encoding lamin tail domain-containing protein → MLLRSCFQAVGLLLLLTVIPAQAQVRISEFMASNTSTLADEDGSFEDWIEIQNISPTPVNLLNWSLTDNAGNLTKWKFPATNLPPGQFLVVFASDKNRRTPGVPLHTNFKLSAGGEYLGLIAPNGSTVVSQFAPQFPGQLPDVSYGVASVANNVTLVATGATAHVLIPSPANGGDNLGYTWTGAAANEPFSTSGWTSGATGVGFGVAEVGLNVQGAMLNQNASAFLRLPFVLTDPTNFSQLTLRLKYNDGFIAWINGVEVARANAPEEDLSWDSTATQPHNATLWETMAFGLSTNLFRVGANLLAIQGLNLSDADDSFLINPELIATTLANDSPGGVYFTQPTPGAENIGGSSLPGPGITEATHTPLTPLANEAVVVTARIFPTINPVAGVTLFYRVMFGSETSTAMYDDGAHGDGAAGDGIYGATIPAGVAGTGEMIRYYIKAQDNTGRNSRLPVFSDPAETAEYLGTVINPNYVNSTLPVIHLFAPPSVLQPGPSTSQIGADSEGGGRVALFYDGEFYDNVLMSLRGNSTAGYNKKSHRLDFNREHPFRHNESTTRIRKTSFVADYPDPTYLRQGLSFWLCNEIGVVSPFYAPYRLQLNGQFYQLANHSDVQSDEHLKRLGYDPNGALYKAAGTIQPNGYSTGGFEKKTRRWEGNSDYTSFANAISESLSTGQRFTNLLDRLDLPEVISYMVAARFAHENDDVWANMSIYHDNDGDGLWRIVPFDMNLSWGAAFMDSGDYSGIQVTNDNIKSFPLYGSSQAIPASGGNAWNRLYDVIFTVPQTREMFLRRMRTVLDAYVLPPGNIAADSPIYQKVIQWRDRIATEASLDRSWWGWPGKGGQGNFDPGINLNDGVNSLLTDFLAKRRLHFYGKHSVTNTALPLGISKTQNAGIPLAQPANATLSIVGWDYNPASGNQDEEYLQLRNDNAYAVDISDWILSGGIRFQFAKGTVVPANNSIYVSPNVKAFRNRPANPSGGQGRFVVGPYQGRLNAWGESLTLTNSAGQLVASNSFAGNPSLAQRFLRITEIMYNPIPAPLLTNDPQQFEYLELQNTSADTTLNLNGVRFTRGITFNFTGSSVTSLLPGQTVLVVRNPAMFAARYGSGFSIAGQFDGALDNAGETLRLEDASGEKILEFAYNDSWYPLTDGLGFSLVIVNAQADWKTWGDKISWRASSAFNGSPGLGVDPTPAVAAPILVNEVLTHTDPPLLDSVELFNPTSTNVDVGGWFLTDSFLTPTKYRIPDGTQIPAGGYLVFNENQFAVGATAFRFSELGESVYLFSGDANTNLTGYYQGYDFPAAPNGVSFGRYTNSQGVVQFVLQSQRTLGAANAYPQVGPVVISEIMYHPPGAGDDEASEFLELQNLTSTNVPLYDPAFSTNTWQVRNAVEFVFPGNQTLAAGQRLLLVGFDPADSAQLAAFRAQYGVSNTVPVYGPWSGKLSNAGETIELLTPGTPDVGDYVPYYLVDHVSYRDTAPWPMEADGLGNSLQRVDNFGFGNDPTNWFAAGVTAGRATLPNQPPVATITAPVSGAVVGVSNLLVTVQASDPDGSVASVELLVNGTVIGQRPGAPFEFNWTNLASGNYTLQARVTDDLGAIRLSPAVELNLSGLPPSVAFTSPANGAIVLSGATVNLAATAQSGSGAATSVSYFLDGELLATVGAPFSYTWTANPAGAHTLTAVAQDGDGETSVPASRSIFVQAVAANPILIPANSTWRYLDNGTDQGTAWIQPAFNDATWSSGDGKFGFNSSGNGGFGTILGYGGNANNRYVTYYFRRQFVVPTLAGMTDLLLEVQRDDGVAVYLNGNNLYRNNLPSGALSYTLLATNASDNGNSWQTATLPLTGLVVGTNTLAVELHQSSVRSSDLVFDLRLRLEGYSLGPAIISQPTSVTIAPGDTASFNLFATGSAPLTYRWYFNDTLQSSTSNTLSVVNAQPEDVGEYFAVVSNAIGTATSRVASLSLTILDSDGDGMPDAWELANGTDPHLNDADADPDGDGLTNLQEYWAGTSPTNAASALRFENMAVEGPNLRFSFQAMSNRSYSIQAVPALGANWQKWQDIGGGLSNRTLWFTNPIANTNRFYRLVTPAQP, encoded by the coding sequence ATGTTACTTCGGAGTTGTTTCCAGGCGGTCGGGTTGCTGCTGTTGCTGACCGTGATTCCCGCTCAAGCCCAAGTGCGTATTTCCGAATTCATGGCCTCGAATACGAGCACGCTGGCGGACGAAGACGGCTCATTTGAAGACTGGATTGAAATCCAAAACATCTCACCAACGCCGGTCAACCTGCTGAACTGGTCGCTCACCGACAACGCCGGAAATCTCACAAAATGGAAGTTTCCCGCGACGAATCTGCCCCCCGGACAATTTCTGGTGGTGTTTGCCTCGGATAAAAACCGCCGGACGCCGGGCGTGCCGCTGCATACCAATTTCAAATTGAGCGCGGGCGGAGAATATCTCGGTCTGATCGCGCCAAACGGCAGCACCGTCGTCAGTCAATTCGCCCCGCAATTCCCCGGACAACTGCCGGATGTGTCTTACGGAGTCGCCTCGGTCGCCAACAACGTGACGTTGGTGGCAACGGGAGCAACGGCTCACGTGTTGATTCCTTCGCCCGCAAATGGCGGCGATAACCTGGGCTACACCTGGACGGGGGCCGCGGCGAATGAACCGTTCTCGACCAGCGGTTGGACCTCGGGCGCCACGGGCGTGGGCTTTGGGGTGGCGGAGGTCGGCCTGAACGTGCAAGGCGCGATGTTGAATCAAAACGCCTCGGCGTTCCTGCGCCTGCCCTTTGTGCTCACGGACCCAACCAATTTTTCCCAGCTCACCTTGCGCTTGAAATACAACGACGGTTTTATTGCCTGGATCAACGGCGTCGAAGTGGCCCGCGCAAATGCGCCCGAGGAAGACTTAAGCTGGGACTCCACCGCCACTCAACCTCACAACGCGACGCTCTGGGAGACGATGGCGTTCGGATTGAGCACCAACCTGTTCCGGGTCGGCGCGAACCTCCTGGCAATTCAGGGCTTGAATCTTTCCGACGCCGACGACTCCTTTTTAATCAACCCCGAATTGATCGCCACCACGCTGGCCAACGACAGTCCCGGCGGAGTTTATTTTACCCAACCCACGCCAGGAGCGGAAAACATCGGTGGAAGCTCGCTGCCCGGACCGGGCATTACCGAGGCCACGCACACGCCCCTGACTCCGTTGGCCAACGAAGCGGTGGTGGTGACCGCCAGAATCTTTCCCACGATCAATCCCGTTGCCGGCGTCACGCTTTTTTACCGGGTCATGTTCGGATCGGAAACCAGCACCGCGATGTATGACGACGGCGCGCACGGGGATGGCGCCGCTGGTGATGGAATTTACGGCGCCACGATTCCCGCCGGCGTGGCCGGTACGGGTGAAATGATCCGCTATTACATCAAGGCGCAAGATAACACCGGACGCAACTCCCGCCTGCCGGTGTTTAGTGATCCGGCGGAAACAGCCGAGTATTTGGGGACGGTGATAAATCCGAACTACGTGAACAGCACGTTGCCCGTGATCCATTTGTTTGCGCCGCCCAGCGTGTTGCAACCGGGCCCCAGCACCTCGCAAATCGGCGCGGATTCCGAAGGCGGTGGCCGGGTGGCGTTGTTCTACGACGGCGAATTTTATGACAACGTCCTGATGTCTTTGCGGGGCAACTCGACGGCGGGTTACAACAAAAAATCGCACCGGCTGGACTTCAATCGCGAGCACCCGTTCCGGCACAATGAATCCACCACTCGCATCCGCAAGACTTCGTTCGTGGCGGATTATCCGGACCCGACCTATCTGCGGCAGGGACTAAGCTTCTGGCTGTGCAATGAGATCGGCGTGGTCAGCCCGTTTTATGCGCCATACCGGCTGCAACTCAACGGCCAGTTCTATCAGTTGGCGAATCATAGCGATGTCCAGTCCGACGAACATTTGAAGCGATTGGGTTACGATCCCAACGGGGCGTTGTACAAGGCGGCGGGGACCATTCAACCCAACGGCTACAGCACCGGTGGCTTTGAGAAGAAAACACGGCGTTGGGAAGGCAACTCGGATTACACCAGTTTCGCAAACGCCATCTCCGAATCGCTGTCCACCGGACAACGATTCACCAACCTCCTGGACCGTCTCGATCTACCTGAAGTGATCAGCTACATGGTCGCCGCGCGATTTGCTCATGAAAACGACGACGTCTGGGCCAACATGAGCATTTATCACGACAACGACGGCGATGGTTTGTGGCGCATTGTTCCGTTCGACATGAATCTATCCTGGGGGGCGGCCTTCATGGATTCGGGCGATTACAGCGGCATCCAGGTGACGAACGATAACATCAAAAGTTTTCCGCTCTACGGTTCATCACAAGCCATTCCCGCCAGCGGCGGCAACGCTTGGAATCGCCTCTACGACGTCATCTTCACCGTGCCCCAAACGCGGGAAATGTTTTTGCGACGAATGCGAACGGTGCTCGATGCTTATGTGTTGCCTCCGGGCAACATCGCCGCCGACTCGCCCATCTACCAAAAAGTGATCCAATGGCGCGATCGCATTGCGACGGAAGCGTCACTGGATCGCAGTTGGTGGGGTTGGCCCGGCAAAGGTGGCCAGGGCAACTTTGATCCCGGCATCAACTTGAATGACGGCGTGAACAGTCTGTTGACGGATTTTCTCGCCAAACGGCGGCTGCACTTTTACGGCAAACATTCGGTCACCAACACCGCGTTGCCCCTGGGTATCAGCAAAACCCAAAATGCCGGCATCCCCCTCGCCCAGCCCGCAAACGCCACGCTCAGCATCGTCGGTTGGGATTACAATCCGGCTTCCGGCAATCAAGATGAAGAGTATTTGCAGCTCCGCAACGACAACGCGTATGCGGTGGATATTTCCGACTGGATTTTGTCGGGCGGCATCCGCTTTCAATTTGCCAAAGGCACGGTGGTACCGGCGAACAACTCGATCTATGTCTCTCCCAACGTCAAAGCGTTTCGCAATCGCCCCGCCAATCCGAGCGGCGGCCAGGGGCGCTTTGTCGTCGGCCCTTATCAAGGCCGCCTCAATGCCTGGGGCGAAAGTTTGACGTTGACCAACTCCGCTGGACAATTGGTCGCCAGCAACAGCTTTGCGGGTAATCCCTCCCTCGCGCAGCGTTTTCTGCGGATAACGGAAATCATGTATAACCCGATACCCGCGCCCCTGCTCACCAACGACCCCCAACAGTTTGAATATCTGGAATTACAAAATACGTCCGCCGACACCACCTTGAATCTGAACGGCGTGCGCTTCACTCGCGGTATTACTTTCAATTTTACGGGCAGCAGCGTAACCAGTCTGCTCCCCGGCCAGACGGTGTTGGTGGTGCGTAACCCCGCCATGTTTGCGGCGCGCTACGGCAGCGGTTTCAGCATCGCCGGTCAGTTCGACGGCGCCTTGGACAACGCCGGAGAGACCTTGCGATTGGAAGACGCCAGTGGCGAAAAGATTTTGGAGTTCGCCTATAATGACTCGTGGTATCCGCTTACCGACGGACTGGGTTTTTCGCTGGTCATTGTGAACGCGCAGGCGGATTGGAAGACCTGGGGCGACAAAATCAGTTGGCGGGCCAGTAGCGCTTTTAACGGGTCACCGGGACTTGGCGTTGATCCGACCCCGGCAGTCGCAGCCCCGATCCTCGTCAACGAAGTGCTGACTCATACCGACCCGCCCTTGCTGGATTCAGTGGAGTTGTTCAATCCCACCAGCACCAACGTTGATGTCGGCGGTTGGTTTCTCACCGATAGCTTTCTGACGCCGACCAAATATCGCATTCCTGACGGCACGCAAATCCCGGCGGGCGGTTATCTGGTGTTCAATGAAAATCAATTCGCGGTCGGAGCAACGGCGTTCCGGTTCAGCGAACTTGGTGAATCCGTCTATCTTTTCTCAGGCGACGCAAACACAAATCTGACCGGGTATTATCAGGGTTACGATTTTCCGGCCGCGCCCAATGGCGTCAGTTTCGGACGTTACACCAACAGCCAGGGCGTCGTGCAGTTCGTCTTACAAAGCCAGCGTACGCTCGGTGCGGCCAATGCCTATCCGCAAGTTGGGCCGGTCGTTATTTCTGAAATCATGTATCACCCGCCGGGAGCCGGCGACGATGAAGCGAGCGAATTTCTCGAACTGCAAAACCTCACGAGCACCAACGTGCCGCTCTACGATCCGGCGTTCTCGACCAATACCTGGCAGGTGCGTAACGCGGTGGAATTCGTTTTTCCCGGCAACCAAACGCTCGCCGCTGGACAACGGTTGCTTCTCGTCGGTTTTGATCCCGCCGATTCCGCGCAACTGGCGGCGTTCCGCGCTCAGTACGGCGTCTCCAACACCGTACCCGTTTACGGACCGTGGAGCGGCAAACTGAGCAACGCGGGTGAAACGATTGAACTGCTCACGCCCGGAACGCCCGATGTCGGCGACTACGTTCCCTACTACCTTGTGGATCACGTTTCCTATCGTGACACCGCCCCGTGGCCAATGGAAGCCGATGGCCTGGGTAATTCATTGCAACGGGTGGACAACTTCGGATTCGGCAACGACCCGACCAACTGGTTCGCCGCCGGAGTGACGGCCGGACGCGCAACCCTTCCGAATCAACCGCCCGTGGCCACCATCACCGCGCCGGTCAGCGGCGCGGTGGTCGGCGTGAGCAATCTCCTCGTCACGGTGCAAGCCAGCGATCCGGATGGCAGCGTTGCCAGCGTGGAACTGTTGGTGAATGGCACGGTTATCGGTCAGCGCCCGGGCGCGCCCTTCGAGTTCAACTGGACCAACCTCGCCTCCGGCAATTATACCCTGCAAGCGCGGGTCACGGATGATTTGGGCGCAATCCGTCTTTCCCCCGCTGTCGAACTCAATCTCTCGGGCCTGCCGCCGTCCGTGGCGTTCACGTCGCCCGCGAATGGAGCGATTGTCCTGTCTGGCGCCACCGTGAATTTAGCGGCCACCGCGCAAAGCGGTAGCGGTGCGGCAACGTCGGTCAGTTATTTTCTGGATGGTGAATTGCTGGCAACCGTCGGCGCTCCCTTTAGTTATACCTGGACCGCCAATCCCGCCGGTGCGCACACGCTGACCGCCGTGGCCCAGGACGGTGACGGCGAAACCAGCGTTCCGGCAAGCCGCTCCATTTTTGTCCAAGCGGTCGCGGCGAACCCCATTTTGATCCCTGCCAACTCGACCTGGCGTTATCTCGACAACGGCACGGATCAGGGAACGGCGTGGATTCAGCCGGCTTTCAATGACGCGACCTGGTCCAGCGGTGACGGCAAATTTGGATTTAACAGCTCCGGCAATGGCGGCTTCGGAACCATTCTCGGTTACGGCGGGAACGCCAACAATCGCTACGTCACCTATTATTTCCGCCGGCAATTTGTCGTGCCCACTCTCGCGGGAATGACGGACCTGTTGCTGGAAGTGCAACGCGATGATGGCGTGGCGGTGTATTTGAATGGAAATAATTTGTATCGAAACAACCTGCCGTCCGGCGCCCTCAGTTACACGCTCCTGGCAACCAACGCCAGCGATAACGGCAATTCCTGGCAGACCGCCACGCTGCCGTTGACCGGATTGGTGGTGGGCACCAACACCCTCGCGGTGGAACTGCACCAATCCAGTGTTCGGAGCAGCGATCTCGTCTTTGATCTTCGATTGCGACTGGAAGGTTACAGTCTCGGCCCGGCCATTATCAGCCAGCCCACCAGCGTCACCATCGCTCCCGGCGATACCGCCAGCTTCAACCTGTTTGCCACCGGAAGCGCGCCGCTGACTTATCGCTGGTATTTCAACGACACGTTGCAGAGCAGCACCAGCAACACGCTATCCGTGGTCAACGCGCAACCCGAAGACGTGGGTGAGTATTTCGCCGTGGTTTCGAATGCGATCGGTACAGCGACCAGCCGGGTGGCGAGCTTGAGCCTCACGATTCTGGACAGTGACGGCGATGGAATGCCGGACGCGTGGGAGTTGGCCAACGGCACCGATCCTCATCTCAACGACGCGGATGCGGACCCGGATGGGGACGGCCTCACCAACCTGCAGGAATACTGGGCGGGCACCAGTCCGACAAATGCCGCCAGCGCGTTGCGCTTCGAAAACATGGCCGTGGAGGGCCCGAACCTGCGCTTCTCTTTCCAGGCCATGTCCAATCGCAGTTATTCCATTCAGGCCGTCCCCGCTTTGGGCGCGAATTGGCAAAAGTGGCAGGATATTGGCGGCGGCCTCAGCAATCGCACCCTTTGGTTTACCAACCCCATCGCGAATACAAATCGGTTTTACCGCCTGGTCACACCGGCTCAGCCCTGA
- the ccsA gene encoding cytochrome c biogenesis protein CcsA, whose protein sequence is MKVILKIFPWFCLAIFGLEMVMVMKPKADGEMHVAEFGRLPALLNGRVQPLDSVARNSLLQIRSTGDLPIESVPSWQFWRHGKKLRSSEWLLEVCFQPEVADTRDIFLMHHPDLISELKLDGQGTEKSGLHYYSYNALRPSLDEIMTQAGAAGQLDASVRTTYQQQLLKLANALSIYQRLKHSIKPEGVTNFVQFLADYQAAMPAGIQALRAQAAGSAEDQAAREHFLKLARTVEAAANQSYPRVVPPTHPQEDREAWVFVGTSLLDSIRDQKISPVVMFYARMAEGYAQRDSAEFNSAVAGYKNWLGADFAKEVSKGRAEFYFNRTKLFLHATIIYIAAFVLAGIALLTLGAWPLVSEALRRSAFYLIVLAFLAHTAGLIFRMTLEGRPPVTNLYSSAIFIGWGACVLGLLLERIYKVGLGSAMAGLAGFITLLIAHNLALGGDTMEMMRAVLDTNFWLASHVVVVTLGYASTFFAGLLAITYVVLGVFTPILAVRKEFALSKALVKMVYAIVCFATLFSFAGTVLGGIWADQSWGRFWGWDPKENGALLIVIWNALILHARWGGMVRDRGLMNLAIFGNIITAWSWFGTNMLGIGLHSYGFMDAAFKWLMLFVFSQLGLIALGLLPLDWWRSFRGNKTTASV, encoded by the coding sequence ATGAAAGTCATTCTGAAAATTTTTCCCTGGTTCTGCCTCGCCATCTTCGGATTGGAAATGGTGATGGTGATGAAACCCAAAGCCGACGGCGAAATGCACGTCGCCGAATTTGGCCGCCTGCCCGCGTTGCTGAATGGCCGCGTGCAGCCGCTGGATTCCGTCGCGCGCAATTCCCTGTTGCAAATCCGCAGCACGGGTGATCTGCCCATTGAGTCGGTGCCGTCCTGGCAATTCTGGCGGCACGGCAAGAAGCTGCGTTCTTCAGAATGGTTGCTGGAGGTTTGTTTTCAACCCGAGGTGGCCGATACCCGCGACATCTTTCTGATGCACCATCCGGACCTGATCAGCGAGTTGAAACTCGATGGCCAGGGCACGGAAAAATCAGGGTTGCACTATTATTCCTATAACGCTCTGCGGCCGAGCCTGGACGAAATCATGACGCAGGCCGGCGCGGCGGGCCAGTTGGACGCTTCGGTGCGCACGACGTATCAGCAACAACTGTTGAAGCTGGCCAACGCGCTGAGCATCTACCAGCGGTTGAAGCACAGCATCAAGCCCGAGGGGGTGACGAATTTCGTGCAGTTCCTCGCCGATTATCAAGCGGCCATGCCGGCGGGCATCCAGGCGTTGCGCGCGCAGGCGGCCGGCAGTGCGGAAGACCAGGCGGCACGGGAGCATTTTCTGAAACTGGCGCGCACGGTTGAGGCCGCCGCCAACCAATCCTATCCGCGCGTCGTGCCGCCCACGCATCCCCAGGAGGACCGTGAGGCGTGGGTCTTTGTCGGCACGAGTTTGCTGGATTCAATTCGTGATCAAAAAATTTCGCCGGTGGTGATGTTTTACGCGCGGATGGCGGAGGGCTACGCGCAGCGCGATTCCGCGGAATTCAACAGTGCCGTGGCGGGTTACAAGAACTGGCTGGGGGCGGACTTCGCAAAAGAGGTGAGCAAAGGCCGCGCGGAATTTTACTTCAACCGCACCAAACTGTTTTTGCACGCGACGATCATTTACATCGCGGCGTTTGTGCTGGCCGGCATCGCCTTGTTGACGCTCGGAGCGTGGCCGCTGGTTTCCGAAGCGTTGCGACGTTCCGCCTTTTACCTCATCGTGCTGGCGTTTCTGGCGCATACGGCGGGCTTGATTTTCCGCATGACGTTGGAAGGGCGTCCCCCGGTTACCAACCTGTATTCGTCGGCAATTTTCATCGGCTGGGGCGCGTGCGTCCTGGGGTTGTTGTTGGAACGGATTTACAAGGTGGGGCTGGGCAGCGCGATGGCGGGGCTGGCGGGCTTCATCACGCTGTTGATTGCGCATAACCTCGCGCTGGGCGGCGACACGATGGAAATGATGCGCGCGGTGTTGGACACCAATTTCTGGCTGGCGTCGCACGTGGTGGTGGTGACGCTGGGTTACGCGTCCACGTTCTTTGCGGGATTGCTGGCCATCACGTATGTGGTGCTGGGCGTGTTCACGCCGATCCTGGCCGTGCGGAAGGAGTTTGCGCTCAGCAAGGCGCTGGTGAAGATGGTTTACGCCATTGTTTGCTTTGCCACGCTCTTCAGCTTTGCGGGCACGGTGCTGGGCGGCATCTGGGCGGATCAATCGTGGGGCCGCTTCTGGGGTTGGGATCCCAAGGAGAATGGCGCGTTGTTGATCGTGATTTGGAACGCGCTCATTTTGCACGCGCGCTGGGGCGGCATGGTGCGCGACCGCGGCCTGATGAATCTCGCCATCTTCGGCAACATCATCACGGCGTGGTCGTGGTTCGGCACGAACATGCTGGGCATCGGCCTGCACAGTTATGGGTTCATGGATGCGGCGTTCAAATGGCTCATGCTTTTCGTGTTCAGTCAACTCGGCCTGATTGCGCTCGGCCTGTTGCCTCTGGACTGGTGGCGGAGTTTTCGCGGAAACAAAACCACGGCCTCCGTCTGA